Part of the bacterium genome, ACTCTCGGCGAGGCCGGCCCACACCTCGTTCGAGGTCCTGGAGCGCTACAGTATGAAGGACGCGCGCTACGCGCTGCTCTCGGTCACGATCAAGACCGGCGCGAGGCACCAGATACGCGTGCACCTCGCGCACATCGGTTTCCCGATATCAGGCGACGCGATATACAGGAACCCCAGGAAGAGGGGGCAGGATCCGCTCGCTCCGGCCAGACACCTTCTCCACAGCGCGAAGATCTCCATAGTCAATCCTCTCACGAATAAGCTGATGACCTTCGAATCGCCGCTCCCTCCGGATTTTCAGACGGCGCTCTCTAAGCTCCGCCCGGAGAAGGAGCGTTGACACAGCACCCCTCTGCCTCTATACCCCCTGGCATGCGCATATCCATCATATCGGCCTTCGCAGCCCTGGC contains:
- a CDS encoding RluA family pseudouridine synthase encodes the protein LREGEQGTLAAWLAERNPEQTKIGKDPREAGLVNRLDNETSGIVVAARTTDAHSGLRRQFKEEGIRKRYLALVIGEPPDRGMVDAPIAHHPSKAKKMVACETESLAKELSARPAHTSFEVLERYSMKDARYALLSVTIKTGARHQIRVHLAHIGFPISGDAIYRNPRKRGQDPLAPARHLLHSAKISIVNPLTNKLMTFESPLPPDFQTALSKLRPEKER